In one Siniperca chuatsi isolate FFG_IHB_CAS linkage group LG14, ASM2008510v1, whole genome shotgun sequence genomic region, the following are encoded:
- the vamp2 gene encoding vesicle-associated membrane protein 2, giving the protein MSAPAGAPAAEGGNQPPNLTSNRRLQQTQAQVDEVVDIMRVNVDKVLERDQKLSELDDRADALQAGASQFETSAAKLKNKYWWKNAKMMIILGVICVIVLIVIIVYFST; this is encoded by the exons AT gTCTGCCCCAGCCGGAGCCCctgcagcagagggagggaatCAACCTCCCAACCTCACCAGCAACCGTCGTCTGCAGCAGACACAGGCACAGGTTGATGAG GTGGTGGATATCATGCGTGTAAACGTGGATAAGGTTCTGGAGCGTGATCAGAAGCTGTCAGAACTGGACGATAGGGCTGACGCCCTGCAGGCTGGAGCCTCTCAGTTTGAGACCAGCGCTGCAAAACTGAAGAATAAATACTGGTGGAAGAATGCCAAG ATGATGATTATCCTGGGAGTCATATGCGTGATTGTCCTCATCGTCATTATTG tGTACTTCAGCACCTAA
- the pcolcea gene encoding procollagen C-endopeptidase enhancer a, with product MMHVGCIWGLSLFLSLSLGWTKAQQTNYTRPVFYCGGDLVSDSGFVGSEGFPSFYKPNSKCTWRITVPEGNVVMLSFRIFDLEADSQCRYDYLDVYNGHSNLVQKLGRFCGTFRPGTLISTTNTMMVELVSDAETQGRGFVAFFSGAKPYVDDQQFCGGKITKAQGEINTPNWPDKKYPPGTSCSWLITVEPDMVIQVKFEKFVLEADTYCRFDYVAFFNGGEKDDSRLIGRYCGDQAPQPIMTSGNVLLVQFVSDLSVTSDGFLAHYTSVPRGTHIPTVQSGAGTRSIPQKPAVKPAAPERPATTALPPVPTTKYVPTEKPKPVKPTRGRGQGTTGQDRKVAITRPNGKRPVPQNPLCAKACKRDGTIKTSFCASEFVITGKVTSLAPGPRGTLLVSVSLIKAYKAGRLTITQVGETMSVKLVSQCKKCPLLRRGVNYIIMGQVDEDGRGTLEPGAFTAPYKAPHHKLLMNINKQPC from the exons ATGATGCATGTGGGCTGCATCTGGGGTCTCTCCTTGTTCCTGTCTCTAAGTTTAGGATGGACGAAGGCTCAGCAGACCAACTACACCAG GCCTGTCTTCTACTGTGGAGGAGACCTGGTCTCAGACTCAGGCTTTGTTGGCAGTGAAGGGTTCCCAAGCTTCTACAAACCCAACAGCAAATGCACCTGGCGTATCACC GTCCCAGAGGGAAACGTGGTCATGCTCTCCTTCCGCATTTTTGACCTGGAGGCTGATTCACAATGTCGCTACGACTATCTGGATGTTTACAACGGCCATTCCAACTTGGTGCAAAAACTAGGTCGCTTTTGTGGAACTTTCCGGCCTGGCACTCTTATTTCTACCACAAACACCATGATGGTAGAGCTGGTGTCTGATGCAGAGACGCAGGGTAGAGGGTTTGTGGCCTTTTTCAGTGGAGCCAAACCGTACGTAGATG ACCAACAGTTCTGTGGGGGGAAGATAACAAAAGCCCAGGGAGAGATCAACACACCCAACTGGCCTGACAAGAAATACCCACCAGGAACCAGCTGCTCCTGGCTTATCACTGTGGAGCCTGATATg GTAATCCAGGTAAAATTTGAAAAGTTTGTCTTGGAGGCTGACACCTACTGCAGGTTTGACTACGTGGCATTCTTTAATGGTGGAGAGAAAGATGATTCACGCCTGATTGGAAGATACTGTGGCGATCAGGCCCCGCA GCCCATTATGACAAGCGGCAACGTGCTACTGGTCCAATTTGTGTCTGACCTCAGTGTGACATCTGATGGATTCCTCGCCCATTACACCAGCGTCCCACGTGGTACTCATATACCAACAGTCCAATCAGGAGCCGGTACGAGGTCCATCCCCCAGAAACCTGCAGTCAAACCCGCTGCACCTGAGCGTCCTGCCACCACTGCACTGCCACCCGTCCCCACCACCAAATATGTGCCCACCGAGAAACCCAAACCAGTCAAGCCCACGAGAGGCCGTGGACAGGGCACCACAGGCCAGGACAGGAAGGTGGCCATTACAAGGCCAAATGGAAAGAGGCCTG tcCCTCAAAATCCTCTGTGTGCCAAAGCCTGTAAAAGAGATGGAACCATCAAGACCAGTTTCTGTGCCAGTGAATTTG TGATAACCGGGAAGGTGACCTCTCTGGCCCCTGGGCCCCGAGGCACTCTTCTTGTTAGCGTCTCCCTCATTAAGGCCTATAAGGCAGGTCGACTAACAATCACGCAAGTCGGAGAGACCATGTCGGTTAAGCTGGTGTCACAGTGCAAGAAATGCCCGTTGCTCCGTAGAG GTGTCAACTACATTATCATGGGTCAAGTAGATGAAGATGGACGTGGTACCCTGGAACCTGGTGCATTCACAGCTCCATACAAAGCCCCACATCACAAATTATTAATGAATATCAACAAGCAACCCTGTTAA